One window from the genome of Glycine soja cultivar W05 chromosome 12, ASM419377v2, whole genome shotgun sequence encodes:
- the LOC114378715 gene encoding probable fructokinase-7, whose amino-acid sequence MKSYDKSWLMLVRRSCLRASQSNDLTKEDCKETSSVVVCFGEMLIDFVPLVGGVSLAEAPAFKKALSGAPANVAISISRLGSSSPFIGKVGADEFGYMLANILKLNNVETSGMRFDPNARIALAFVTLRVDGEREFLFFRNPSADMLLQELELDKDFLK is encoded by the exons ATGAAAAGCTATGACAAATCATGGCTCATGTTGGTCAGAAGATCCTGCTTGCGTGCAAGTCAATCCAATGATCTCACAAAAGAAGATTGCAAGGAAACAAGTTCAGTGGTTGTTTGCTTCGGGGAAATGTTAATAGACTTTGTTCCACTGGTGGGAGGAGTGTCACTAGCTGAAGCACCCGCTTTCAAGAAAGCTCTTAGTGGTGCTCCTGCCAATGTGGCTATTAGTATCTCTAGACTAGGAAGTTCATCTCCTTTCATAGGCAAG GTTGGAGCAGATGAATTTGGGTACATGTTGGCTAACATTTTAAAGCTGAACAATGTTGAGACTTCTGGCATGCGGTTTGACCCTAATGCAAGAATTGCATTAGCTTTTGTTACACTTAGAGTAGATGGCGAACGCGAGTTCTTGTTTTTCCGCAATCCAAGCGCTGATATGCTCCTTCAAGAGTTAGAACTTGATAAAGATTTCCTTAAGTAG
- the LOC114380561 gene encoding O-acyltransferase WSD1-like, whose translation MDNFEDATEPVSPSGRFFNTTVLCAYVFGFLESEVPIEFSQAKYLFEDVFLPVNPHFSSIMVRDEEGEMKWKRVEVKFEDHVKIPTFPENESLELYDQYFDDYVTKILMERTPQDKPLWEIHVIKYPTSNAAGTLIFKLHHALGDGYSLVGALLSCLQRADDPSLPLSFPSRKSSASSSPSKKGFFRLFSSTLFSFFNSISDFGWSIVKSSIVEDDETPIRSGEEGVESLPCVISNISFDLDQVKKIKSKLGVTVNDVITGAIFYGIRLYMQEIDNKAGKANSTGLVMLSTRNIGSYQSIQEMMKADSKSPWGNHISFLHVPIPKLSQASLSNPLEFVWKAQKIIKRKRKSFTVFLIEWLLDMELKLRGHEAVAKHIYGTLRNSSVVVSNLIGPIEPMALANHPVKGLYFTMTGGPESINIAVISYTKTLRITLKTQKGFIDEKKFKFCVVKAFEVISKAAMEIPNKIRG comes from the exons ATGGACAACTTCGAAGATGCTACAGAGCCAGTGAGTCCTAGTGGACGATTCTTCAACACCACGGTGCTATGTGCGTATGTTTTTGGCTTCTTAGAATCAGAAGTTCCAATTGAATTCTCTCAAGCCAAGTATTTGTTCGAAGATGTCTTTCTACCCGTCAATCCACACTTTTCTTCCATAATG GTGAGAGATGAAGAAGgagaaatgaaatggaaaagggTAGAGGTGAAGTTCGAAGATCACGTAAAGATTCCAACGTTCCCCGAAAACGAGTCACTAGAATTGTATGACCAATATTTTGATGACTATGTGACAAAGATATTAATGGAAAGGACACCACAAGATAAACCACTTTGGGAAATTCATGTGATCAAATACCCTACAAGCAATGCTGCTGGCACCTTAATATTCAAACTTCACCATGCACTTGGAGATGGTTACTCCCTAGTGGGTGCTCTTCTCTCTTGTCTTCAGAGAGCTGATGAcccttctcttcctctttcGTTTCCCTCCCGAAAATCCTcggcatcttcatctccttccaAGAAGGGCTTCTTCAGGTTGTTCTCTTCAACTTTGTTCTCCTTTTTTAACTCTATTTCGGATTTTGGATGGAGCATAGTGAAAAGCTCaattgttgaagatgatgagacACCCATAAGGAGTGGTGAGGAAGGTGTTGAGTCTCTGCCTTGTGTGATATCAAACATATCCTTTGATCTTGATCAagtgaagaaaatcaagtccaagcTTGGAGTG ACAGTAAACGATGTAATTACTGGGGCAATTTTCTATGGGATTAGGCTGTACATGCAAGAGATTGACAATAAGGCAGGCAAAGCAAATTCCACAGGATTGGTGATGCTTAGTACTAGAAACATTGGAAGTTACCAATCAATCCAAGAAATGATGAAGGCTGATTCCAAATCTCCTTGGGGGAATCATATTTCTTTCTTGCACGTACCCATACCTAAGCTAAGCCAAGCCAGCCTATCCAACCCCCTTGAATTTGTTTGGAAAGCCCAAAAAATAATCAAGAGGAAGAGAAAGTCTTTCACTGTTTTTCTCATTGAATGGCTTTTAGATATGGAGCTGAAATTAAGAGGACACGAG GCCGTGGCTAAACATATCTATGGGACACTAAGAAACTCAAGTGTTGTCGTATCCAACTTGATTGGACCAATAGAACCTATGGCTTTGGCAAATCATCCtgtgaaaggcttgtatttcaCAATGACTGGTGGACCCGAG AGTATAAATATTGCAGTTATAAGCTACACAAAAACGTTAAGAATTACCTTAAAAACACAGAAAGGGTTTATTGATGAGAAGAAGTTCAAATTCTGCGTGGTGAAAGCCTTTGAGGTCATATCCAAAGCAGCAATGGAGATACCCAACAAAATCAGAGGTTAA